CGTTGGCGCGGACCGTCGCGGATGATGTTGCACCGCCGTTTATTTGAACGTTCTCCGATGCTCGAGCTGAGCGGTGCGTCGGACCGGAAGCTGCTTTGTCATGGCGCCGCATGAGGGCCGCCGTCTTCATCCGCTGATTGGCTGACCGCCGGTTGATCAATGCAGGGGTTGATCCAGTGCGGCGGACGGTTCAGAAGGTCGCCGTCACCGTACGCTCAGAATGCGTCGAATGCAGACGACTGGCCCGCTCTGGGGGAACTCTGTGGGGTCTTGGCACCTGTGACTGTGCCCAGTACGGTCATCTGGGCACCGGATCGGAACCCAAACGGAATCCTCCGGCCATTCTCGTCACGAAACCTCGGGATTTCGCAAAGAAGGGCCAGGCTGCGGCTATCGCCTACCCGATTCCTCGGCCACTTCTCTTGGTGGCGGCTCACCAAATCATCGTTACAACTGAAGGGGAAATCATGCCTGCTGGATCAGTCACACGATACTGCCCATGTCGCGATCCCGAAACCGGCGCAGAGCTGGGATCGTCGTGCCGTCGTGCGAACAGCGCGAAGCATGTTGTGCGGTGGAAGGTTCGGCAAGAACTTCGTCCGGATCCGAATAGCAAGAAGCGGCGGCTTTTCCGGCGGGGCGGCTACGGCACCAGTGCCGAGGCGCAGGCTGTGCACGACAGGGTGCGGACGATATTGGCAATTCCGGACCGCGATGATGAGGACGGCCAGGAGCGCGTCGCCGCGCTGTTGGCGCACCTGTCGCGTACCCGAGAGTCGCTGCCGGAGGTTGCGGATGTCCAGCGGCGGTTACGTTCCACGCTGGAGATCACATCGGACCTGACGGTGGCTGAGCTTCTTGACCTGTGGCAGGACTCGCGGCGCAAGCGTGGGCGGATGACGAAACAGTACGAGACCGACATCCGGGTTCACCTCAAGCCGCGGATCGGCCGGCACCGCGTTCGCCGGCTCGGTGTGGGGCACTTGATCCAGATGTTCGATGACATTGATGAGGCGAATCTCGCGATCGAGGCCAACAACGCGGCCCGAAAGGATCTGGAAGCGACCATCAGCGTCACCGTCTGCCGGGCCGCGAGGAAGGTGTTGAAGGATCAGCTCCGGTCGATGCCGCCGTATCGGCGCGTCACTGGACCGACGACGCAGCGCAACATTCGGGCGACTCTGCGCGCCGGTTTGAACTGGTGGCTCAAACAGGAGCCCGGCAACGTCAACGTCGCGGCCTTTCTGGATATGGGTGACAGCAGCCCACGCAAGCCGATGGTCTGGACGAAGCAGCGCGTCGAGCGCTGGCAGCAGACTGGGGAGGTTCCGAGTCCAGTCATGATTTGGACGCCAGCGCTGACTGGTCAGTTCCTGGATTCCATCGCCGATGACCCGCTGCATGACCTGTTCGAGTTCATGGCCTACTGCGGGCCTCGCCGAGGCGAAGCCTGTGGCGCGAAGTGGGAAGGACTGCGCGACGAGGAGAAGCTGCTGGACATCACCTCGCAGCTGGTGCTGGACGGATGGGACGTTCTGGAAGCGCCGCCCAAAACCGAAAACGGCGTCCGCACGATCGGGCTCGACGACATCCCGCTGGCGGGGATGCGCAGACGAAGGGCACGGCAGAACCGGGAACGGCTACGGTACGGGTCCGAGTGGAAGGACACCGGGTACATCTACACCGAGCCCGATGGGAGTCACCTGCATCCCGGCAAGGTCTCCGATCATTTCGAACGCCTCGTCATCGAGAGCGGCTTGCCGCCGGTTCGGCTCCATGACCTTCGCCACGGCGCCGCCACGTACGCGCTCGCGGCAGGTGTCGACATCAAGATCGTCTCGGAAAACCACGGCCACGCCAGTACGGCGTTCACCCGCGATGTCTACACCAGCGTCCTACCGGAACTCGCTGTGGCCGCGGCCGAGGCGACCGCGAAAATCATTCCCCGGCAGGCGTCCTGAGACGAAACCAATGTTCTGGGCACGTCCTGGGCACATTCATGATCCACATGCGCACACGTTGATGAATCAAGGAGCTAACCTGATGGCCGAACAACTGACAAACCCGCAGGTCAAGCTATGTATAACGGCGAGAGAGACAGGGTGGCCAGGGGCGGGGTCGAACCGCCGACCTTCCGATTTTCAGGCTGGGTGCCGTAGGGGGCTTTGTCGCTGGTCAGCCGCTTGTGGCCGACTCGGCGTGCCCCCTACGTGCCCCAAGGTCAGAGACCGTCCAGGTCCGGGAGCTGGGCCACATCGCCATGTTGCGCGATCTCGGAGAGCCGCTTAGCGATGGCCTCGTCTCGGCCGTCGACGCTGTGAAGGTACAGGCGCGCCGCCGCGTCTGTCGAGTCGCCGAGCCGCTTCCGGAGGTCAGCCATATTCGCGCCGGCCGCACCGGCAAGCGTGGCTCCCGTGTGGCGCAGGTCGTGAAACGTCAGATGCTCCAGGCCCACGCGCTTACGCGCACGCTTGTACGCCTGGTAGACCGTATTGCCGCGCATCGGTTCGCCTTTGCTGTCAACGAAAAACCGTACGCGACCGGCCCATCTCTCCGCGTGTTCCTTGAAATAGGGGAGTACGTGCGGTGGCAGGTGAACGGTCCGCTTGCCGGCTTCAGATTTGGGGTCTTTGTCATATTTTTTCTTTGACTCCAGGAGTTCCGCTCGGCTCTTGCGTACGCGGACCGTACCGGCTTGCAGGTCCACGTCAGCCGTCAGCACCGCGCAGACCTCACCGCGCCGCAGCGAGGCCCACGCCGCCAAAAGTACAGCGGCCCGGTATTTGGCCGGCGAAATAGCGTCCACGAGCTGCTGCACCTGGACAGGTGTTGCAGTCTGGCGTTCCCGCGCGACGTTCGATCCGGCTCTCTTGACCATGCACGGGTTCTTGATCACCGCGCCTTCCCGGACGCCTGCGGACATCGTCGCCTTGAGAAATCGGTACGCCTGCGTGATGACGGTCCGACCGGCGCCGTTCCGAAGCGCGGCACCGTACCACTCCCGAACGGTCGCCGGGCCGATCGAGCGCATCGGCAAATCCTTCAGAATCGCCATATGCAGCCGGAGATTCCGCCGGCAGGTCTCGGCCCACCGTTCGCCGATCTCGCCGGCCGCGAGCTTGTCATCCAGCACCCGCAATGCGTACACGCCGAACGGCTGTTTGCCGAGATCTACGTTGAACCAGCCGCCCCGACTCATGTCGGTCTCTACGCCGGACAACCACGTCGACGCTGACGGCCGGTTAGGGAACGTGAACGGCGCATTGTGGCGCTGCCCGTCCGGTCCGATGTACGACGCCTGGAACTTGCCGGAAGGCAGTTTCCGAATCTTGCCGAAAGTTCGACGTGCCATCACGCCACACCCCGACGAGCATTCAGTGTCTCGACACGAAGCGCGCGCAGGTACGCGTCAACGTCGGACGAGGCGATCCGTACCGAGCGACCCACCTTGTAGAAGGGGATCGAGCGCTCACTGACCAGCCGCCGGACGTGCCGAACGCTCATGCCCATCCGCTCAGCCGCTTCGTCCACGGTGAGCATTTGGCTATATGCCTGCATTTTCTTGTGTCCTCTCAAGTCCCCGTTCACGCCGCAGCCTCCGTTGCCGGAAGTTGTCCCGCTGCGAGCGCTTGCGCCTGGTCGAGCTCGCGGCGCCAGCGTTGTCGGTCGGCGATGGCGTGCATGAGCAGCTGTCGCCGGCCGATGGCATCAGTGTCCGATGTGGACAGACGTTCCCAGGCGTACCGGTCGGGATTCTCGGTTGCCGAAACCTCGACGGCCGCCTGGTCGCCGTTGTGGTGTTTGAGTTTCTGGATCATGCTGAGGACCCAGCGGCGCCGGTCGTTGCGGGTGTCGGTCAGTGTCTTGCCGGACCATTTCCGCGACAGCAGGACGCGCCGGCCGCCGAAGCCGAGTGTGGCTCTTTTGTGCGCACGGCCTTTGCAGTGACCCGGAGTCAGACCGGCACGGGTGTTTTTCGGTTGTACGCCGTACATAAGCCAGTTGGCGCAGGTCGGCGAGCACGGCTCGAACCGCAGCGCGTCGGCGTACCGGTCCAGGTGTGCCTTCTGCCGGTCGGTGGTCGCTTCGTGGCACTCGTCCAGCTGTTTCGTGAGGTATTTCCCGAGGTACCCGATGAGCAGGTCGGCCCGTTCGGTGCCGGCCTCGACTCCTTTGGCGTCGACTTGCGCGCCGAACCGTACGACGTGCGCCGGCTGGTCGTCCTCGCCGATGGCGTCGAGCGCCTGGTCCCAGGTCGGCAGCTGTTCGCCGTTGTCGGGGTCGACGTACGCGCCGAGCTGGTCATCCCAGACCGGAAGATTTCCCGGCAGATAAACGGGTTCGTCGCACGCTGGCCACCACACTTGGTGGTACGTGGCCGCCGCCACTTGCTTGATCAGAGTCCGCGGAATGGTCCCGCGTATGGCCGCGTGCAGGTGCGGCGCCAAGCGGCGTTGTGGTTCCAGGGACGCGAAGTACTGCACGTCCCAGCCGACCGCGCGGCGCAGGTTCTGCCAGAACCGGTCAACGAGCTTGGGGAAGTGGATGGCATCTCGCGCGGCCCGCCGGTAGTCGTAGCTCGATCCGTTCACCGGAGCGCCATCGGGACCGACGCGGCCGTAGGAGTCACAGGTCAGCGTGATGAACATCGATGGCCGCCAGACCGTGCCGTCGTTGGCGGTGTAGGTCCGGCCGACCGTACGTTTATCGACTCGCAGCCGGGGCAGCTCGGCGGCGTCCTGGCGACGTTTGGTCGATCGAGTGCGCCGAGCCGGCTTGTCCGTCAGGGTGCCGCGTACGCCGGCCTGCCGTAGTTGCTCGTCGACCTCGGCCAGATGGACGTCCAGCTCCGCGACCTCGGGGTGATCGTCCCCGAGCTGCCCGGCCAATTCGTCACGATGGCTCTGAGCGTCAGCACGGGCTGTCGCTAGCTGCTGTTGCAATTCGGTCGGGTCGTCGGATTCCAGCGGTGGTTCTTCGTTGAGATGCCAGCCTTCCCTGCATTGCGCCAGCCGGAGTGCCTTGGCCCGTTTGGCGCACGGCTCGCACTTGGACGCAAGCCGAGCGCCGCACGGGACCGGGATGATCTCCGTTGTCCCGGTGGTCGTATCTATGCGCCGCATCGCCATCGGTCGTACGCACACGCCGAATTGCAGCGCGACCGATTCCAGGACTTCCTTGGCCAGCGGCATCCTGGCCCGTTCGATCCGGGACAGGTTCCGGTCGCTTGGGTCAGACGTCGTTGTCATCGCGGGGTTCCCCGTGCCCTCGGTCATTCGCCCGCGTCCCCGAATTTCGGCCGGGGAAACTCGACCGTGTTGGAGTCGATGACGCCGGGCACCGCCTGGTCGCCGTCCATCGCCGCCAGCTCCGCGAACGTGTTGCGCCGGCCCGGTGCGTACCAGGCCGCGACGCGGTGAATCTCGTCGTCAGTGACCCAGCCGAACCGCAGCCGCACCGGTTCGGGCATGCCGTCCAGCACGACGTAGGCGACGCCTTCTTGCCCGGTGGCGTCGATCAGGTCGGCGTAGGCGCCGCGCTCTCTGGCGCCGTCGCCGAGCACCAGGTCGACTTGGCCGTCCTCGACCAGCCGCAGCGCGATCCGGGTGGGGAACAGGTCCCGGAACGGCAGCACCTCCTTACGCGGGTCCTGCAACGCGGCCAGCAGGTAGATACCGACCGCGCGACCTTGGGAGGCCAGCAGCGCGAGCGCGGCAGCGATCCGTTTCTTGGCCTCCCGGTCGATGACGTACGCGGTCAGCGACGCCAGCTCATCGATAATCACGACAACCGCCGGGCTGTCCTTGCTCGGCGTGTGATCCCGCGCCACACCACGCAGTTTCGCCTGCCTGCCTTGCATTTCGGTCACAAGGTCTTCGAGGAATTCGGCGTAGGCGATTTCGTAGGAGCGTTTGCGGTCGGGGTCGGCGGTGTCGTCTTCGCCGTAGCAGAACCGGTGAAACAGTGACCGGCCGAAGGCCAGTTCCATGCCGCCTTTGGGGTCGATGACCCACAGCTGCACCCAGCCGTCGTGTACGGCGCCGGCGAGTGCGCGGATGACGGACCAGATTACGGAGCCTTTGCCCGATCCGGTGGCGCCGGCGATCAGCACGTGCGAGCCGGCCAGCCGGAGCGTGTAGAGCGCGCCATCCTCACGGACCGCGACCGGCAGGGCCTTCAGGTTGGGGACGCGTGGAATTTCCAGCGGCATAACCGTTTTCGCCAGCCGATCCCGCTTGATTAGTGTCAACACAACACGGTCGGGGTGGTCGCGGTAGCGGAGCCGGTCGAGCAGCCGCAGCAGCCACGCGAGGCGGCCGGTACGGTCCGGCGCGATCGGCGGGGCCGAGGAGATCCGACACTCACGAACACCGAACGTGCGCGCCAACTCTTCCGCGCGATACGTGTAGTGGCCCGGTTTCTGGCCCATCAACATGCGAACGGTGACCCGATCAACCCACCGATTCGCCGATACCCACACCAACGCCGGCAAGTACTGGCGATGGTTGTAGGTCGCATCCAGCTTGCACAGCGTCATCGCCGGCCGCCACCGGACCTGGTACTTCCACATGTGCCGAAACCGCGAGATCACCGGCCACAACGCGAACCGGCGAAAAACTGCCGGTTTCCAGACGGCCCACGCCGTGAGGGCCAGGCCGACGACGCCGACCGCGATAGCCGGGGCCGGCCAGCCGTACTGGACCCACAACCACCCCAGGCCGACCAGCGCGGCCACGTCGAGGGGATGCATCAGCACCCACCGCAGAAACCGGCCGATGGTCCGCAGAATCGCCAGCGGCACGGCCCACTTGCCGCGTACCTCGTCCTCGGATACGACCACCAGGCCGGTGGTCTGTTTTGCTCCGCGCGGCCCGATCATCGGTAACCACCACGCTTGGCCGGCCACCCGACGGAGACGAACTTTCCGCGCGTACGGCCCAAAGGACCGAACGGCAGCTGCCCGTGGCAGGACGCGCATGCCGTGCCTTTTTCCAGGCCAGCCGCCGGCCATCCGCATCGGAGGCACCGCGTCCCGCGCATGCCGCGACCGCCCCGTTTACGCTTACCCATGCCAGACACTCGCTTTCCCCTCCCCGTGGGGAGATCGGGTTGTGTGGTTACACCGTGTGCGAGGACCGGGACCGGCCAGGCCGCCAAACCGAGACCGGCCCCGTCCTCGCGCACCAGCCATCAGCCGAGCTGGTGATTGATCTGTTGCGAATCCCGCACCGGTACGCGGACCCGAGTCAGCAACGCGGCACGGAACGCCGCTTTCGTCTCGTACTCCCGCAGGCCAGGGAAAAGTACCTCTGCCAACGAATGCGCCTGCTTGGCCTCGACGTACGCCGCATCGTGCAGCAGCCGGCCGCGCGCATCGCTGGACATGTTCGCCCGCCACGCATCGCCGACAGCCCGCGTACAGGCGACCATCTCGACCACAGCCGCCGCCAAAGCGGCCCGGTCAACGTCGATTTTCCTGCGGCTGTTGGTCATGAGGCCACCGCCGCCGTTGACGGGCAGGTGCAGTCGGGACAGCGATCAGAGACCGCATTTCCCCGATGCAGCGCCGCATGCAGCAACGCGTCTCGGAACGCGTTCGCCTCACCGTCGCCGGTCAAGAAGGTCTCCGGATAGAGCGCTTTGGCAACCTCATACATGCTTCGCGCGAAGAGCGCACAGGCCGCCTCACGCGAGTCGTCCTCCGTCGAGTCCAGCCGATAAACCAGCCGTGCCCCGGCAACCGTCATGTCTCGGGTGCCGGCGACCAACGCGATTACGGCCGCCGTAACTGCGCCCCGGTCCACCTTCACGACATCCACTTCGGTCACGCGCACATTCGAGCCGGTCACGATCGCGCCCCAGCAGCCTCGACAGACGCCTTACCGGCCGCCTTGCCCGTACCAGCCGTACCGGTCGCCGCCGGCTGTTTGAACCCGGTGGCGAAGTAGGCCCACCCGATGCCCTTGAACTCACCCTGGCCGACCAGTCGAGGCGAGACCTGCAAGCCCTCCAGCTCCACCGGACGCATCCCCAGCACCGTCTCCCCGTTGCCGGCCGGAACAGGCTGCACGTCCGCGAGGAAGGTGATCTCGATCGAGTGATTCTTCGCCTTGCCGGCGGACTGGTCGATGAAGATCCCCTTCCACTGCCGCTTGCCCGTCACCTCGTCCACCCGCTGCCGCACCGGACGACCCGCCGCCCGCTCATCCCGCGACTGATACTCGGTGTCCGCCTCCACATCCCCGCAAAGCAGCAAACCCTGCGGGAACACCACCGACTGCGCCTCGGCGAACCGGTGCCTGTTCTGTACCGCCATGATTCCTCCGGTCGTTTGTTCACCCGCGTAACGGGTTAACCTGTCAAGTACAACTGTACGATATGCCGTTTAGATTTAGCCTGTCAAGTGTTTCTGGATCTTCAGCGAGACGTGTCGAGAAGTGCGCCTTCCAGGTTGAACCGGCCCTGGATCTCCTGCCGCGTGGACGGCATCGCCACATCAACAACCATGATCGGATCGCCGGCCAGGTCGCAGACCGTCAGCAGGGTCGTCAGCACCCATTCTTTGGTAGTGAGCTTGAGAATTTCGCTCTCATCCTTGGTTGCCGGCCGGCACGAGATGACCTCGTGCGCGTAGTTCGGCTCAACGTTTCGCTCTCGCATCAGATGCCGTAGTACGCCGCCGTCCACCGGTTCTTGCTTGACCAGCTGGGTATCCGTCGTGAGCTGAACCGGCACGTACACCGAGATCAGCTCCGTTGGCCCCAACTCGTCGGACACGGCGAGCCGCTGGCGCTGCAACACGGGGCTTCCTGATTCGACTTCCAGTGCGTACGCGATCCGGTTGGACGCCGCCACGAACCCGACCCGGAGCAGGTTGACGTTGCTGGTCTCGTCCCCGTTGAGCAGATCGGCGACGTGTTCGGGGACCTCGGAGCGTGTCTTGGCGGGGTCGCCGATGATGATGCGGCCCTTGCCTTGGTGGCCGCGAATCCAACCGTCTTGCATCAGGATGCTGACGGCCTTGACGACGGTCGGCCGGGAGACGTTGAACTCTTTGCGCAGCTCAACCTCAGTAGGCAGCATCGAGCCGGGCGGGTACGTGCCGTCCACGATCCGACGCTGGATCGCTTGCAACACCTGCACGTACTTGATCACCGGCATCTCGTACATCGACACCGCTCACCATCCATATCGACAACCAATTGACCGGTCAACAGGTTACCGGAGTGTTTGCCCTGGTCGCAAACACCCTCTCCGCGCCTGACCAGACCACATCAGGCCCGACGGCGCCGGCCGGGTGAGTTCGACTCGTCATCGTCGTCTAGTTGAAGTTGGATGTCGATCATGTCGATGATCATCTGGTACGCCATGGCCTTGCCGGAGAGATGATCGACCTTGCGCTGATCTCCCTGGTTACGTGCGGTGTGCAGCAGCTGCGTAGCGTCCAGCCTGGCCTGTACGACCTGTCGCCGCAGTGACAAGAGTTCCGCGATCGTGCTCACCGGCCCGCCAACGCCGTCGTGTGGCGAGGAGCCGGCCGTGTCCGCCGCGCTGGTCGTTCGTCATAGGCCCGCGGATCGATCCCAGCCGCCGACAGCACAGCCTCGGCGACCGCTCGGATGTCGCACGGCCAAGCATCGTCACACCTACGGCAGAAAACACCGCTTCGCCGTACGTACGGCTGATGCGTACGCGAGTGCGTCAGCGCCGTTCGCGCCAGCACCGAGTCAGGCCGTATCAGGACGAGCATGCAGAAGCCTCCAGGGAAAGAAAGGACTCCAGCTCGGCGCCACGGAGATGAGGATCCGGGACCGTAGCGGCAACGTCCGAGCTGGAGTCCGTCGAAGGCCAGACAGGTCCGGGAGCCGCACTCCCGCCGCACCCCCGCGCCGCGACACGGCAGCGAGAGGTCTCAACCGGACCTGTCCGGCCGGCTTTTACTTGTATGTCCGCAAAAACTTCGACGCCGAACGCGTGACCGGCCGTGGAGCGATCAGCGAATCCGGCAACAGGCCGACTTCGGCAAGCGCCAGCTGCGCGTCCAGCCGTTCCACGCATCCGTTAATGAAGCCGGGACCGTCGCCGAGCTGCGCCGAGTCCCACACGCCGCCGCAGTACGAGCAGGTGCGCGTACCAACCTGCACGCCGTGCGGCCGGTGCTGCACCAGGACGAGATGTAGCTCGTCCAGGTCGCCGGGAGGCAGCGCCTCAGCTGGCCTCGACACGTCCACTCCCGAGGCAATCCATGCACGGCGTACGCGGGTGGTTGGACGTCGTTTCCGACATCGGTAGGACCCGCAGCAGGAAGACCAGCTTCCAGCCACGACCGTCACACGACCGGCACGCCTGTTCACCAGGTTCACCCGGCAAGCCGTCCACCCGCCCATCTGCTGACTTGTCCATGCGACAGAGCCTGTCGACTGGCAGCCTGCTATCCCATGGCGCGGCGGCATATGGCATGTAGTCATAGCCAAACGGCCTCGGTCACCCGTCGCGTGCCTACAATCACTGTGGATGACGTTTCCGCAGCTACGGGGAAGGCAGCGACCGCGTGCCGGGGTATGACCCGATCCGACTACCGCCGGACTTCTGGACCGACCCGGCAGTCCGCGAAGCTCTGCGCGCACGCGACATCGGCCGGTTGCTCAAGATCATGACGAGCCCGCCGCTCAAGATCTCCCAGACCCGAATCGGTGTCGCCATAGGCGGCAAGGATCAGGGCCAGATCAGCCGCATGATCAACAAGACCAAAGAAAAGACACTCGGTTCCCTCATTGACATCGCTGACGGCCTCGACATGCCGCAGAGCGCCCGCTACGACCTTCTACACGGCCTCCTGGGAGCCAGTCCACAGCCGGACCCGATCCCAACACCCGATCCGACTGTCGGCCTCATCTATCCGGCCGGGGACCAGCCAGACCGCGCCAGTGTCGCCGAGCTGCTGCGCGTCGATCTCGACGGGCACACAGCCGTGACGGATGCGGCTGTCAATCTCGACGCATGGAAAACGACTTACATGCAGTGGCTCCTGGCCGACACCGACCAGGCCGCGCCGGCTGACATCGGCCGTATCGCTGGTGTTGAAGGGATTCGCCGTACGACCGAGCTTTTCGCGCGCCTGGACAACCAATTCGGTGGCGGCCACGCGCGCCAGGCCCTCGTCCAGTACCTCCGCAGCGACGTACTACCGCTGCTCGACGAACACCATCCCGACCCCATCCGCGCCGAGCTGTACCGCGCCACCGCCGAGGCCGTGTTGTTGGCCGCGTGGATGTCGTACGACGCCGGCAACCACGGACTCGCGCAGCGATATTTCATCCAGGCCGCCAAAATCGCCGACTCAGCCGGCGACCGCGTACTGTCCGCCAGCATCCTGGACGCGATGAGCCACCAGGCCACTTTCATCGGCAACTACACCGAAGCTGCGCAACTGGCCCAGGCCGCACAAGCCGGTACACGTGGCCGCGCCACCGCCACCCTGACGGCCCACTTCTCGCTCATGGAGGCCCGCGCGCTCGCGCGTCTCGGCGACGCCACCGGCACCGACCGCGCCATCTCCAAGGCCGTCACCCTTTTCGAGAAGCGCAGGCCAGACGATGACCCGGAGTGGATTCGCTACGTCGATGACGCCGAGCTGGCCGCCGAGATCGGCCACTGCTTCCGCGACCTCGACCGCCACCAAGCCGCCGCCGGCTACCTCCTGCAATCAGTCGGCGGAACCAGCGACGAATACCTACGCAGCAACTACTTCGCCACCATGGTCCTGGCCGATGCCCACCTAGCCGCTGGCGACCGTGAACAAGCGCAAGCTATCGCCCTCAAGGGAATTGAAGTAGGTGAATACCTCAAGTCCGCTAGGACAACGACTTACCTACGCGAGTTTAGAGCCCGTTTGGAGGCTTCAAGCTCCACCGTGGACACGGACTTTGTTGACGCTTTGAGTGGGTCCAATCTATGGCGCCGCGCCGAGGAAGAGCTACGCACGGAAAACCGCTAGTCATGTCCGCTGCGTCGGTACAATTAGTGCGCATCACGCATTCGATCTGCCGCTTCCCTGTACGCCTCCGTCCACTTTTCTACAATCCACGTCAATTTCTCGCGTATAGCGGCAGTGAGCTGGTGCATTTGCGTAAACATTGCCGGGCCGTCGAGGAGAACCGTCGCGTCCTCTTGCTGAATTCTATCGACATATCGACCGATCATGATCGAGGCGCCGGCGCCTAAAGTCACCTCGGGTGCGCCGCGAACATTTGAAATTCCTACCCAGATCTTGAGTGACGGCAGATCGCTATGAGGCTGGATGAATATCCCCCCGGCCATGGTAATAGGAGGCTCGGCGCCAAGTAGCTTCATTGTGGCTAGGGGGCCGACAATTGCCGCAATTTCCTCGGAAGCATCTGTATTGAAAGGACCATTTAACATGCCTGGTGGACCACCGTACACGGGTATCTCAGCCCTTACGATGTCATCGTGCAAGACAGACGCCACCTCTTGGAAAATGGCGAATGCGTGTGCGACTCGTGCTCGCCTTTCCTCGCGGACTTTTGCGATATCGGTAATCCAGCGACTCGAATCTATAGCTTGTTGCGCAAGGGTCCTGAGATCAGTTGGAGCTTGGCCAACTGTAAGAGGCGCATTCGAGATCCATGTCGCCAATTCCGACGAAACCGTGCGCATTGTAGGTCGGGCGTGAACATCCAAGGAAGTCATACGCTGAATAAGGGTATCGATCGCAGCAATGCGAGGATGCGGGTTGTACTGCGCGACAAGTCCCTGGCCCGGTGGATGTTCACCTGGCAATGGATAGCGCTGGCCAGTCAGCAGAACCCAGAGAGACTTGGCCAGGCCATAGACATCGGCCGGCCGGCCATCGGCAACGTCGGCATTGTCCAACATCTCTGGGGCGATGTAGTGAACCGGCCCGACCTTTTTGTGTGCTGCGGTTAACGGAGGTGCGCCGGGGAAGTCAACCAGCCCGAAGTCGCCAATCGCCCATCCAGACTCTGTTTGAAAGAGGTTCTCGGGTTTGATATCTCGATGAGATAGACCGCGATCGTGAACAGTGGCTAACGTTGAGGCGATGGACTGAATGGCCTCAACGATCTGTTCGACGGATTCGCCGTCTCCAAGAGCAGTCTGTAACGGAGTGGCCAGCTGCATAGCAAACCACGGATGATAATCATCTCCAAGAAGGCTATGGCCGAGTATCGTGACGATTCCGGGTTCGTCTCTCAACTCTTCCAGCTTTTCAATCTCGCGCATGAATCGTTTGTAAGGTTCTGAATCTGGGTTCTTTGCCTTTAGGAACTTGATCGCGACTTCGCCGATCGCTCCAGATGCTAGCCAGACTTCGGCGTTGCCGCCACTTCCGATATTTCTGACCAGCGTGTACCCGCCGACGACCTTTCCCTCTGTGATACCGCGCATTCATCCTCCCCGAGGGACCGAACCACGTCGAATACGGTATCGAACGTTCCGCAAGGTAGCTGGGACTATCCTGCCCGCTGGGGGAATCTCACGTGGGAGGTAGGCCGACAAGCCAGCCGTCCGTGGCTTAGGTATAACCGAATGGCCAACCCCAAGAGTCTTCCGACCTTAGCTGGGTTTAGTACGGCTTCCAGGTCCGACGACTCGCATCGTTTCGCAG
The Fodinicola acaciae DNA segment above includes these coding regions:
- a CDS encoding GntR family transcriptional regulator; this encodes MYEMPVIKYVQVLQAIQRRIVDGTYPPGSMLPTEVELRKEFNVSRPTVVKAVSILMQDGWIRGHQGKGRIIIGDPAKTRSEVPEHVADLLNGDETSNVNLLRVGFVAASNRIAYALEVESGSPVLQRQRLAVSDELGPTELISVYVPVQLTTDTQLVKQEPVDGGVLRHLMRERNVEPNYAHEVISCRPATKDESEILKLTTKEWVLTTLLTVCDLAGDPIMVVDVAMPSTRQEIQGRFNLEGALLDTSR
- a CDS encoding XRE family transcriptional regulator; the encoded protein is MPGYDPIRLPPDFWTDPAVREALRARDIGRLLKIMTSPPLKISQTRIGVAIGGKDQGQISRMINKTKEKTLGSLIDIADGLDMPQSARYDLLHGLLGASPQPDPIPTPDPTVGLIYPAGDQPDRASVAELLRVDLDGHTAVTDAAVNLDAWKTTYMQWLLADTDQAAPADIGRIAGVEGIRRTTELFARLDNQFGGGHARQALVQYLRSDVLPLLDEHHPDPIRAELYRATAEAVLLAAWMSYDAGNHGLAQRYFIQAAKIADSAGDRVLSASILDAMSHQATFIGNYTEAAQLAQAAQAGTRGRATATLTAHFSLMEARALARLGDATGTDRAISKAVTLFEKRRPDDDPEWIRYVDDAELAAEIGHCFRDLDRHQAAAGYLLQSVGGTSDEYLRSNYFATMVLADAHLAAGDREQAQAIALKGIEVGEYLKSARTTTYLREFRARLEASSSTVDTDFVDALSGSNLWRRAEEELRTENR
- a CDS encoding serine/threonine-protein kinase; translated protein: MRGITEGKVVGGYTLVRNIGSGGNAEVWLASGAIGEVAIKFLKAKNPDSEPYKRFMREIEKLEELRDEPGIVTILGHSLLGDDYHPWFAMQLATPLQTALGDGESVEQIVEAIQSIASTLATVHDRGLSHRDIKPENLFQTESGWAIGDFGLVDFPGAPPLTAAHKKVGPVHYIAPEMLDNADVADGRPADVYGLAKSLWVLLTGQRYPLPGEHPPGQGLVAQYNPHPRIAAIDTLIQRMTSLDVHARPTMRTVSSELATWISNAPLTVGQAPTDLRTLAQQAIDSSRWITDIAKVREERRARVAHAFAIFQEVASVLHDDIVRAEIPVYGGPPGMLNGPFNTDASEEIAAIVGPLATMKLLGAEPPITMAGGIFIQPHSDLPSLKIWVGISNVRGAPEVTLGAGASIMIGRYVDRIQQEDATVLLDGPAMFTQMHQLTAAIREKLTWIVEKWTEAYREAADRMRDAH